A region of the Chryseobacterium gotjawalense genome:
TTAAAGTCGCTTTTACGACCGCATAATTTTCTTTTGAAATATATAGTACGCCGTACATCGACAATACATCTTTTCTTTTGGGTGAATAGGTAATCCGGTAACAATCATTACCGTTGATACTTTCTTCGCCTAAAAGCTGATAATCGTACGCCGAAAAACCATCTGTGGCAATGGGGCTGGTAAATCCGATGTTGAAGAAATTGAGGACATTATCATAAATATCGATTTCTTTATAAAGATTTTTCGCCGTATTGGCCATCGCATCACTGCTCGAAAGTCCCGATGTTTTATTGGCCAAAATTTCCCGCTTTTCTTTTCTGTCAGGTTCGTTTCTTCCGTAATTTTTATAAAGGGTTTCATTAAAGTAAACCGGCAATGACAGTTGATTGGCCTGATCTAAAGTATCTGCGTATTTAAAAATAAAACCGACTTTGTTGAAGATCTTTTTCCGGGTAAAAGTAGAATCCAGATTGGCGAGATCCAGCTCGATTTTCTCATATTCTTCGTACTGATAATCATGGAACTGAGATAGGCCGTTGCTTTTCTTCCGTTTCCAGACTTCCTGTAAAATAGCGTATGCCGGATTATCTTTCTTTTTAATTTTCTTAGAAACTTTAATTTGCACTTCATCGATATTGGTTTCTCTCACCTGAGAAAATGCAAATACAGAAGCTAAAATAAGAAGCAGAAAAATAATTCTAAAATATTTCATAAATAAATGCGGTCAAAAATCGTTTAAAATTTACGTCTCAGACAACTGGCAAAAGTAATATAAAAATTCACGTTGTCCTGTAATCTCCAACTTCTTAATAAAAAAAGTAGTATTCAAAGCTTTACTTCTATTACAGTGCCAAAAAATATTAAACTTTATTAAGAATGCCCGGATTGTCTTTTTAAAGAATTATTTTTGTAGAAAATCATCTTACATTCATGGAAAAACCCTTAATATTAGTCACCAATGACGACGGAATTACCGCTCCCGGAATTAGAAATCTTGTGAAATTTATGAACGAAATTGGCGAGGTCATCGTGGTTGCTCCCAATTCGCCACAATCCGGAAAAGGTCATGCCATCACCATCGACTCAACTTTAACTTTTGAAGAAATCAATTTAGAAGGTCCGCAGAAAGATTATTCCCTAAGCGGAACGCCGGTGGATTGTGTAAAGTTTGCACTGGATAAAATTTTGACCAGAAGACCCGACCTTGTGGTTTCAGGAATCAATCACGGCGCGAACTCATCCATCAATGTGATCTATTCCGGGACAATGAGTGCCGCGGTAGAAGCAGGTGTAGAAGGTTTGCAGGCAATTGGTTTCTCTCTCCTGGATTTTTCCTGGGATGCAGATTTCTCCCATGCCAAAGAACACATTCAGAATATTGTGAAAAAAGTATTAGAAAATCCTTTGCCGAAAGGAATTGTTCTCAACGTCAATATTCCTAAATTAGCGAAAGAAGAAATAAAAGGATTAAAAGTCTGCCGCCAAGCCAATGCCAAATGGGAAGAAAATTTCGATGAAAGAATTAATCCACATGGCAAAAAATATTTCTGGCTCACCGGTTATTTCAACAATATGGATGATGGTCATGATGCTGATGAAACAGCTCTGGCTGATGGTTATATCTCCATCGTTCCCGTAAAATTTGATATGACTGCTCATGAACATTTGCTGCACTTGCGGAATATATTGGAATAATATCAGCAGTATTATTCTTAAACTCTTATCCTTTCTTTAATTTTTAAAATTTAAAAAATGCGCATAGAAACCGAACTCAAATTAGGATTTAAAGACGTGATGATCCGTCCGAAAAGGTCGACTCTTAAATCCCGGTCACAAGTAAGTTTAGAAAGAATATTCACCTTCAGAAACTCACAGAAAAAATGGACCGGTGTTCCCATTATTGCAGCCAATATGGATACCGTTGGAACTTTTGAAATGGCAGAAGCACTGGCAAAAGATCAAATTATCACTGCGATTCACAAACATTATACTTTAAGTGAATGGTCGGATTTTCTTGAAAACCAAGAAGATTCCATTTACGATTATATCGCTTTGAGCACAGGAATTAGCAAAGCGGATGAGGAAAAAATCCAGCAAATTGTGCAGGCACATCCAAAGATTAATTTTTTATGCATTGATGTGGCCAATGGGTACTCTGAACATTTCGTCAGCTTTGTAAAAAAAATGCGTCAGATTTTTCCTGATAAAACAATCATCGCAGGAAATGTAGTGACCGGTGAAATGGTAGAAGAACTGATCCTGGCGGGTGCCGATATCATCAAAGTCGGGATCGGGCCCGGTTCGGTTTGTACGACGAGAATAAAAACCGGTGTTGGTTATCCACAACTTTCTGCGATTGTAGAATGTGCGGATGCCGCTCATGGACTTGGCGGACATATCATTTCGGATGGCGGCTGTAAAGTTCCAGGCGATGTGGCAAAAGCCTTCGGCGGCGGCGCAGATTTCGTGATGTTGGGCGGAATGTTTGCCGGACACGACGAAAGTGGTGGTGAAATCGTAGAAGAAAACGGCAAGAAATACCGCCTTTTTTACGGAATGAGTTCCCAAACTGCGATGGATAAACATTCTGGCGGCGTTGCAGAATACCGTGCTTCTGAAGGAAAAACCGTGAAAGTTACATACAAAGGCGCCGTTGCTGAAACCGTGAAAGATATTTTAGGCGGCGTGCGGTCAACCTGTACTTATGTTGGTGCTTCTCAATTGCGGGAACTTTCAAAAAGAACGACTTTTATCCGGGTAGCAGAACAGGAAAATCAGGTTTTTGGAAGTTAAAATACGGAATTGAATTATAATCGATAATGCTCTGATTTTTCAGGGCATTATTTTTTTTTGAAAGAAGAACGGTTTTTTATTCCAACCATTTTTCAATCTGCAATTCAGCCATATCGATGCAAGCTTTTTCATTTTTTAAAGCGAAAATCGACAGCTCTGTACATGCGATTACAACAGGATTTTGAGCCGAATATTTTTTTATTAAATTTTTAAAAAATGACTGCTGTGCGGAAGATGCTGTATTTTGGTAAACTTCTTTTCTGAAATCATCCATCCAAATTTGATCTTCTGAGGTGGGTTTTAAAATAACAATTCCTTTTTCAGAAAATTTCTTCGCTAAATATTCAGAATTCACAGTATATAAAGTTCCAAAGAGGAAAATCTTCGAAATTCTGTTTTGAGTTAGATAATCCAAAGTTAACTGCACAGGATGACAGATTTCAAAAGGGCTTTTTATTTGATCCAGTGTTTCGTGCAGCGTGATATTTGGAATCAGCAATTTTGTAATTCCAAGATCTGAAATCTCCCTCAGGATAATTTTCAGTTTCGGAATCAAGACTTTAAAATTATTAGGCAAAAACGGGTTTATCTCCTGAAAATCAATTTGATACAACAGCAACGGACATGTTGAAAACTTAGAATTACATTCCCGGTATTTCCGGTGTATTTGGTTAAGATAATATTCGGTGGAAGCTGAACCTAATCCTAAAATTCCACGACGGGCCAGATCTGCTTTCATTTTTTAGTAAGAATATAATCCGCAAAAAAACGCTTTGAATCCAAAAATTTGCGGGTGATTTCCAATCCGGAATCCTTGAGTAAATTCTGTAAAATTTCATCGGTGTATTTTCGGGAAATCTCGGTGTGAATCGTTTCATTTTCTTCAAAGTCAAAAGACTGTTCCAGTTCTTTGATGTAAACAGAATGCTTTTTTTTGCTTCTCAAATAACTTTTTGCAATACCTTCTTTTTCAGTATATTCGGGAGCATGTTCAAAATTTTCGAGATCAAAATCGGCACCCAGTTCTTTATTAATTCTTTTTAATAAATTTAAATTAAAGGCGCTGGTAATTCCGGAAGCGTCATTATACGCTGGGAGAACGATGTCTTTTGATTTTAAAAGATCTAATCCCAGAAGCAGTTTTTCATTATTTTTTAAATGAGCTGCAATCTTGTGTAAAAATTGAGCTGCAATTCCGTCCGGCATGTTCCCTAAACTGGACCCGATAAATAAAATGACTTTCGGTTTATCCGACGAAAAAAGCTGGTCTAAAACCTGAAAATAATCACCTTGCTTTGGATCAGATTTTAAGTTGGGAAATAAGTTCTGCATTCTTTCGGTAATTACAGAAAGGCTGTTTTTCGAAATATCAACCGGAATATATTTAAACTTAAAGTTCTTGTCGAGTAACGTTTTCAACAGGTATTGTGTTTTCTTTCCGTCGCCGGCTCCCAATTCGATCAATTCAAATTCTTCAGTATTACTGATTTCAAAAGACTGGATGATGGCCTCGCTTTGTTGACTGAAAATCTCCATTTCAGCACTGGTCAGATAATATTCCGGCATTTCCATAATTTGCTGGAAAAGCTCATCTCCTGCTTTATCGTAGAAATAATGCGAAGAAATGTATTTGGGATTTTGGCTGAGACCAGCCTTAATATCTCTTAAAAATGGGTCGTTTTTTTTCATTTTGCTAATCTTATTCCGGTGACTTGCCAACGGTGTTTTGGGTGAAAAAAGTTTCTGTAGGTTTTCCTTTCATGACCTTTGGGTGTTGCCGTTGAAGCTCCCCGCAAAACCATTTGACTGACCATAAATTTGCCGTTGTATTCGCCGACCGCTCCTTCTGCAATCCGGAAATTAGGGTAAGGAAGGTAAGCAGAATACGTCCATTCCCAGCGTTTTCCCCAATCCAGCTGGTCTTCGGCAGCTTCCCATTCAAATTCGGTCGGTAATCTGAGGTCTTTCCAGGTTGCGAAAGCTTGAGCTTCGTAGAAAGAAATGTGCGCCAAAATATGATTGGGCTCAATGGGTTTTAATCCTTCTAAAGTGTACGAAAACCATTTTCCTTCAATTTGTTTCCAGTAAAGTGGCGATTTTACTTGATTTTCGTTCACCCAAGACCAACCTTCATCGAGCCAGAATCTAAAGTTTTCATACCCGCCGGCTTCCATGAATTCAATAAATTCTGCATTGGTAACGAAAGCTTTTGAAATTTGAAATTCATGTAAAAAGACTTTGTGTCTTCCTTTTTCATTATCGAAATGAAAACCTGCTCCTTCATACCCAATTTCGTAGATTCCTTCGGGAATTTTGATCCAACCGGCATCGCTATTTTCCTGAGCGGTAAGGTTGAACTTCTCTTTATAAACAGGAAAAACAGGATTGTAAGAAAAGGTATGTTTCAGATCCGTAATCAGGAGTTCCTGATGTTGCTGCTCATGATTAATTCCTAAAATAAGAAGTTCTTCTAATTCGGAACTGGAATTGGTCTGTAATAATTTTTCGATATGACCGTCGACATATTTTCGGTATTCATAGACTTCTTTAACCGTCGGGCGGGTGATTGTTCCGCGTTCGGTGCGAATGGCGCGATCACCCAAGGTCTGGTAATAACTGTTGAACAAAAAACCAAAATGAGGATTGAAAACCCTGTAACCGGCTAGAAATTTTTTAAGAATCATCTCCTCAAAAAACCACGTGGTGTGACTGAGGTGCCACTTTGGAGGACTTGCAAAATCGACAGGCTGAGGAATGTAATCCTCAATTTCAAGAGGCTCACAAAGGGAAACGGTGTGTGCACGCGTGTTTTGAAATATTTGGAATAGAGCACTCATAAATTTTGGCTAAAAATTATAAGTGTATGAAATACAAAAAATATTCCGCAACGAAAAATAACCAACTGATTACTAATAATTAACAAAAAAAATTCTTACTAAAAATCTAAAGTGGCGAACGATAAATTTTTAGTAAGAAAAACATCATTGTAATCTAGCCCAGATCGAAGCGGCATCCTTTTTCTTTTTTTCCGAAAAAGAAAAAGATATAGCGGAGAGCTGGACTGCATTTTATAAGAAGCGAAAATCCTGTAGCTCCTTTAAAAGAAATTTACAGAATTAAGTCAACATTCCACCATCAACATTTAAAACCTGTCCTGTGATATAATTGGACATATCGCTCGCCAGGAAAACACAGGCATTCGCCACATCTTCCGGCTGACCACCGCGTTTCAAAGGAATTGCATCTCTCCAACCCTGCACGGTTTTTTCGTCTAAAGCAGCCGTCATTTCAGTTTCAATAAATCCTGGGGCAACTGCATTGCAACGGATATTCCGGGAACCCAGCTCGAGCGCAATCGATTTTGAAAAACCGATCACTCCGGCTTTTGATGCCGCATAGTTTGCCTGACCAGCATTACCTTTAACCCCAACGACCGACGTCATATTGATAATTGAGCCTGATCTTGCTTTCATCATCGGTTTAATTACTGCTTTGGTCAGGTTGAATACCGAATCCAAATTCACTTTTATGATGGTATCCCAATCGTCTTTTGACATTCTGAGCATTAAATTATCGCGCGTAATTCCGGCGTTGTTGATCAAAATATCGATTTTACCAAAATCTGCAAGCACATCCGCAGCTAACTGCTGAGCAGCATCGTAATCGGAAGCATCTGACTGGTAGGATTTTACCTTGATTATCTTTCCTAATTCTTCCTCCAAAGCTTTTGCTTTATCGACAGAACCGGCGTAGGTAAAAGCAACTTGCGCTCCTTCTCTCGCAAAAACTTCTGCGATTCCTTTTCCGATTCCGCGTGTTGCTCCTGTGATGAGGGCAACTTTTCCTTCTAATAATCCCATATTCTTTCGTTTATTTTTCTAGGTTTTTGTATTTATTTTTAGACAAAGGTTTTTCGTCTTCATCTTCTTTCGTGTCAACATTATTGATAACTAAAACAATTTCCCCTTTTAAAGTTTTACTTTTGGAAAACTCAATTAACTCATTGATATTGCCTCTTTTAGTTTCTTCAAATTTCTTGGATATTTCACGGCTTAAACTTACTTTCGTCTCTTCCCCAAAAAATTCTTTAATCTGTTCTAAAGTCGTATTTATTTTATG
Encoded here:
- the egtB gene encoding ergothioneine biosynthesis protein EgtB, which gives rise to MSALFQIFQNTRAHTVSLCEPLEIEDYIPQPVDFASPPKWHLSHTTWFFEEMILKKFLAGYRVFNPHFGFLFNSYYQTLGDRAIRTERGTITRPTVKEVYEYRKYVDGHIEKLLQTNSSSELEELLILGINHEQQHQELLITDLKHTFSYNPVFPVYKEKFNLTAQENSDAGWIKIPEGIYEIGYEGAGFHFDNEKGRHKVFLHEFQISKAFVTNAEFIEFMEAGGYENFRFWLDEGWSWVNENQVKSPLYWKQIEGKWFSYTLEGLKPIEPNHILAHISFYEAQAFATWKDLRLPTEFEWEAAEDQLDWGKRWEWTYSAYLPYPNFRIAEGAVGEYNGKFMVSQMVLRGASTATPKGHERKTYRNFFHPKHRWQVTGIRLAK
- a CDS encoding GMP reductase gives rise to the protein MRIETELKLGFKDVMIRPKRSTLKSRSQVSLERIFTFRNSQKKWTGVPIIAANMDTVGTFEMAEALAKDQIITAIHKHYTLSEWSDFLENQEDSIYDYIALSTGISKADEEKIQQIVQAHPKINFLCIDVANGYSEHFVSFVKKMRQIFPDKTIIAGNVVTGEMVEELILAGADIIKVGIGPGSVCTTRIKTGVGYPQLSAIVECADAAHGLGGHIISDGGCKVPGDVAKAFGGGADFVMLGGMFAGHDESGGEIVEENGKKYRLFYGMSSQTAMDKHSGGVAEYRASEGKTVKVTYKGAVAETVKDILGGVRSTCTYVGASQLRELSKRTTFIRVAEQENQVFGS
- the surE gene encoding 5'/3'-nucleotidase SurE — its product is MEKPLILVTNDDGITAPGIRNLVKFMNEIGEVIVVAPNSPQSGKGHAITIDSTLTFEEINLEGPQKDYSLSGTPVDCVKFALDKILTRRPDLVVSGINHGANSSINVIYSGTMSAAVEAGVEGLQAIGFSLLDFSWDADFSHAKEHIQNIVKKVLENPLPKGIVLNVNIPKLAKEEIKGLKVCRQANAKWEENFDERINPHGKKYFWLTGYFNNMDDGHDADETALADGYISIVPVKFDMTAHEHLLHLRNILE
- a CDS encoding aspartate/glutamate racemase family protein translates to MKADLARRGILGLGSASTEYYLNQIHRKYRECNSKFSTCPLLLYQIDFQEINPFLPNNFKVLIPKLKIILREISDLGITKLLIPNITLHETLDQIKSPFEICHPVQLTLDYLTQNRISKIFLFGTLYTVNSEYLAKKFSEKGIVILKPTSEDQIWMDDFRKEVYQNTASSAQQSFFKNLIKKYSAQNPVVIACTELSIFALKNEKACIDMAELQIEKWLE
- the egtD gene encoding L-histidine N(alpha)-methyltransferase, whose protein sequence is MKKNDPFLRDIKAGLSQNPKYISSHYFYDKAGDELFQQIMEMPEYYLTSAEMEIFSQQSEAIIQSFEISNTEEFELIELGAGDGKKTQYLLKTLLDKNFKFKYIPVDISKNSLSVITERMQNLFPNLKSDPKQGDYFQVLDQLFSSDKPKVILFIGSSLGNMPDGIAAQFLHKIAAHLKNNEKLLLGLDLLKSKDIVLPAYNDASGITSAFNLNLLKRINKELGADFDLENFEHAPEYTEKEGIAKSYLRSKKKHSVYIKELEQSFDFEENETIHTEISRKYTDEILQNLLKDSGLEITRKFLDSKRFFADYILTKK
- the fabG gene encoding 3-oxoacyl-[acyl-carrier-protein] reductase; the protein is MGLLEGKVALITGATRGIGKGIAEVFAREGAQVAFTYAGSVDKAKALEEELGKIIKVKSYQSDASDYDAAQQLAADVLADFGKIDILINNAGITRDNLMLRMSKDDWDTIIKVNLDSVFNLTKAVIKPMMKARSGSIINMTSVVGVKGNAGQANYAASKAGVIGFSKSIALELGSRNIRCNAVAPGFIETEMTAALDEKTVQGWRDAIPLKRGGQPEDVANACVFLASDMSNYITGQVLNVDGGMLT